TTTGACATTGATCTCGTGATTCTATCACGCCGTGATTCCAACTTCCACATGGCCACCCATGTGGATCAGGTACTAGCCCATTGTTGCGGGCTCCGAAGATGGAATACAAGTCGTCGTGTGACTGACCTTGATAAAAGATCTGATAATGGCGTCTCGATAGTTTTGCTGCAAATTGATTGCATTCCATCTGACTTGGGAAGAAAAGGCTGCAGAAAACGCGAATCGGGTGTTGATGGGCTATGAGCCGGCATGGAAATTCTTCCGAAACTGCCCAAGACACAGCTTTAGGTCCTGTGATACTATATCTTAGCCTACTGATATGGTCCAACCCGTGAGATTACACATAGGACACTTCGGTGATATCATCTTCAGACGAGTTGAGAAGATTGTTTGTAACGCGGTTGTTTTCGGCACCCACCAAATAACAGACCTGAGATACTCAGACTGTTTTTGGCGCTTTGATGGCCCCGCGGCGTCATCATGTTAAGGGGGAGATAGTACAAACAGGGAATGAAGGGAATTGCACATACGTTTTAGAAACTTGTTCGATTGTGTCGAAGACTCTCAGGTCTCTGGCTTAAACTTGCCGCGTTTCTCCCGCATGGCATCGACTTTTCGCCTATCGTCCTGAAATCGTCTAAGAAGGGCTGCCTGCTCCATCTTCCGCTGCTCGCGAAGCTGGAATCGATAGAAATTCTTCAACTCggacttcttcttggctgccttgtcCACCATTCGTTGCTTAGCCTCTTCAGCTTCGGTACGGCTAGCTGGTGCcgctcttcctcctcgtgTGACAGTGACGAAGCCATCTTCGTCAGGTTCATTTCGAAGTCTCTTGGCCAGTTCGAtagcctccttctccttgcgGTTGAATACATTGAAAAATGCGTGGACAGCTGTTTGGGCGGCGGACTTGTCTACTCTCGAAAGCTGTAGGTGTGAAGATATCCACGATGATCCTAATGACGGAACATCATCCGCCAAACCTTCGCCCCACACGGGATATTTTTTACTCTTTTGAAGCTTTGCGATGGCCTTGAGTACCAATTGGACACTCTTCTCGTCCGCAAGCAGCACCACTGCAGTGCCACTGCTTCTATGTAATTGCCTTGTCCAAATTTGTGGTAACCGGGAAGCCACTTCCTCTCGCTCTCTTTCTTCAGCTTCGATGTCCATCATTTTGCGCTTCCTGGCGAGACCCTGCATCTTAGTAGCTTGGGCAGGGTCAACCTCCAAGCCGGTTGTTGCTTCGTCCTCAAAAATAATAGTTTCGAAGCGTCCAGCGCCGACGAGATTGCTGAATACAGCTCTGAAATGAGGCTCAGTGCTGTCTGCTGGAACATTCTTCAGAAAAAGGCTCCGGGAGT
The genomic region above belongs to Pochonia chlamydosporia 170 chromosome 2, whole genome shotgun sequence and contains:
- a CDS encoding ribosomal small subunit assembly protein (similar to Metarhizium acridum CQMa 102 XP_007807446.1) → MAANDTSSDQFAILPIRMPPVPSFPHSAVHEVRVRQNAPKIPTPNDSRSLFLKNVPADSTEPHFRAVFSNLVGAGRFETIIFEDEATTGLEVDPAQATKMQGLARKRKMMDIEAEEREREEVASRLPQIWTRQLHRSSGTAVVLLADEKSVQLVLKAIAKLQKSKKYPVWGEGLADDVPSLGSSWISSHLQLSRVDKSAAQTAVHAFFNVFNRKEKEAIELAKRLRNEPDEDGFVTVTRGGRAAPASRTEAEEAKQRMVDKAAKKKSELKNFYRFQLREQRKMEQAALLRRFQDDRRKVDAMREKRGKFKPET